The nucleotide window CCATTCATTACCGAACGCTCACTAATGTCCGACATCGACATCGCACGACAGGCTCACAAGCGCAAGATCTTCGAGCTCGCGGCCGAGCGGCTCGCCATCGGCGAGGACGCGCTGGAACCGTATGGCCATTACAAGGCCAAGCTCAAGCTGGACTTCATCGACAGCCTGCAAGACCGCAAGGACGGCAAGCTGATACTGGTTACGGGCATCAGCCCGACGCCGCCAGGCGAAGGCAAGACCACTACAACGGTGGGCTTAGGCGACGGGCTCAACCGCATCGGCTCGCGCGCGATCGTCTGCGTGCGAGAACCCTCCTTGGGGCCGTGTTTCGGCATGAAGGGCGGTGCTGCCGGCGGTGGCTACGCGCAGGTCGTGCCGATGGAGGACATCAATCTGCATTTCACCGGCGATTTTCACGCCATCAGCCTCGCGCACAACCTGCTCGCCGCGCTGGTGGACAATCACATCCAGCAGGGCAACCGGCTCGGCTTCGATCATCGGCGGATTACCTGGAAACGGGTGATGGATCTCAACGACCGCTCGCTGCGAAAGATCATCGTGGGCCTGGGCGGCACCGCGAATGGCCATCCGCGCGAAGACGGCTTCGATATTGTCACTGCCTCGGAAGTCATGGCCATCCTGTGTCTCTCGACATCGCTTAAGGACCTCAAGGCGCGGCTGGGCAACATCATCGTCGGCTACAACCACGATGGCGGCATGCTCTACGCCCGGGATTTACACGCGCACGGCGCGATGACGGCGCTGCTGAAGGACGCCCTCAAACCCAATCTGGTGCAGACTCTGGAAAATACACCTGCCTTCGTACACGGCGGGCCGTTCGCCAACATCGCGCACGGCTGCAATTCCGTGATCGCCACGCGCACCGCGCTCAAACTCGCCGATTACGTGGTGACCGAAGCCGGCTTCGGCGCGGATCTCGGCGCCGAGAAATTCATCGACATCAAGTGCCGCAAGGCGGGGCTGACCCCCTCGCTGGTGGTCATCGTGGCGACCGTGCGGGCGCTCAAGTATCACGGCGGCGCCAGCTCCGAGGATCTTAAGCAAGAAGACGTGTGTGCGCTAGAACGGGGCGTGACGAACCTCGAACGGCACATTAACAACATCCGCGGGCATTTCGGCCTGCCGTGCGTGGTGGCGCTCAATATATTCACCACGGATACGGACCAGGAAATCGCGGCGTTGCAAGCCAAGGTCGCGCACCACGGCGTCAAAGTCATTGCCTGCGATCACTGGGCCCGCGGCGGCGAGGGGGCCGAGGAACTGGCCCGCGAAGTGGTGGATGAGATCGCGAACGTGCCGCCCGATCCGCAC belongs to Gammaproteobacteria bacterium and includes:
- a CDS encoding formate--tetrahydrofolate ligase — protein: MSDIDIARQAHKRKIFELAAERLAIGEDALEPYGHYKAKLKLDFIDSLQDRKDGKLILVTGISPTPPGEGKTTTTVGLGDGLNRIGSRAIVCVREPSLGPCFGMKGGAAGGGYAQVVPMEDINLHFTGDFHAISLAHNLLAALVDNHIQQGNRLGFDHRRITWKRVMDLNDRSLRKIIVGLGGTANGHPREDGFDIVTASEVMAILCLSTSLKDLKARLGNIIVGYNHDGGMLYARDLHAHGAMTALLKDALKPNLVQTLENTPAFVHGGPFANIAHGCNSVIATRTALKLADYVVTEAGFGADLGAEKFIDIKCRKAGLTPSLVVIVATVRALKYHGGASSEDLKQEDVCALERGVTNLERHINNIRGHFGLPCVVALNIFTTDTDQEIAALQAKVAHHGVKVIACDHWARGGEGAEELAREVVDEIANVPPDPHFIYDDQDTLWNKIEKVAVKLYDASEVIAGAAIRQKIARYQEQGFGHYPVCIAKTQYSFSTNPQLRGAPSGHVLPVRDVFLAAGAEFMVVICGEIMTMPGLPKVPAAERIDVDEHGEIVGLF